A single Perognathus longimembris pacificus isolate PPM17 chromosome 17, ASM2315922v1, whole genome shotgun sequence DNA region contains:
- the Adam11 gene encoding disintegrin and metalloproteinase domain-containing protein 11 isoform X3 gives MQGARLPVCCPRPFCSSKPAKAEKEKVRRGHPTVHSETKYVELIVVNDHQLFEQMRQSVVLTSNFAKSVVNLADVIYKEQLNTRIVLVAMETWADGDKIQVQDDLLETLSRLMVYRREGLPEPSDATHLFSGRTFQSTSSGAAYVGGICSLSRGGGVNEYGNMGAMAVTLAQTLGQNLGMMWNKHRSSAGDCKCPDIWLGCIMEDTGFYLPQKFSRCSIDEYNQFLQEGGGSCLFNKPLKLLDPPECGNGFVEAGEECDCGSVQECSRAGGNCCKKCTLTHDAMCSDGLCCRRCKYEPRGVSCREAVNECDIAETCTGDSSQCPPNLHKLDGYYCDHEQGRCYGGRCKTRDRQCQALWGHVAADRFCYEKLNVEGTERGNCGRKGSGWVQCNKQDVLCGFLLCVNISGAPRLGDLGGDISSVTFHHQGKELDCRGGHVQLADGSDLSYVEDGTACGPNMLCLDHRCLPASAFNFSTCPGSGERRICSHHGVCSNEGKCICQPDWTGKDCSIHNPLPTSPPTGETERYKGPSGTNIIIGSIAGAVLVAAIVLGGTGWGFKNIRRGRYDPTQQGAV, from the exons atgcagggagccag GCTGCCTGTTTGCTGCCCCCGCCCGTTCTGCTCTTCCAAACCTGCCAAGGCTGAGAAGGAAAAG GTCCGCAGGGGCCACCCCACAGTGCACAGCGAGACCAAATATGTGGAGCTGATTGTGGTCAATGACCACCAGCTG tTTGAACAGATGCGACAATCTGTGGTCCTGACTAGTAACTTTGCTAAGTCTGTGGTGAACCTGGCGGATGTG ATATATAAGGAGCAGCTCAACACCCGCATTGTGCTGGTTGCCATGGAAACATGGGCAGATGGGGATAAGATCCAGGTGCAGGATGACCTCCTGGAGACCCTGTCCCGGCTCATGGTGTACCGGCGGGAAGGTCTGCCTGAGCCCAGCGATGCCACTCACCTCTTTTC GGGCAGAACTTTCCAGAGCACCAGCAGTGGGGCAGCCTATGTGGGGGGCATCTGCTCACTGTCCCGGGGTGGGGGTGTGAACGAG TACGGCAACATGGGGGCCATGGCAGTGACCCTGGCCCAGACGCTGGGGCAGAACCTGGGCATGATGTGGAATAAGCACCGGAGCTCAGCAG GGGACTGCAAATGTCCAGACATCTGGCTGGGTTGCATCATGGAAGACACTGG GTTCTACCTGCCCCAAAAGTTCTCCCGCTGCAGCATCGACGAGTACAACCAGTTTCTGCAGGAGGGCGGCGGGAGCTGCCTCTTCAACAAACCCCTCAAG CTCCTGGACCCTCCCGAGTGCGGGAATGGCTTCGTGGAGGCCGGGGAGGAGTGCGACTGCGGCTCGGTGCAG GAGTGCAGCCGCGCGGGCGGCAACTGCTGCAAGAAATGCACCCTGACCCACGACGCCATGTGCAGCGACGGGCTCTGCTGTCGCCGCTGcaag TATGAACCGAGGGGTGTCTCTTGCCGCGAGGCCGTGAACGAGTGTGACATCGCTGAGACCTGCACGGGGGACTCAAGCCAG TGTCCCCCTAACTTGCACAAGCTGGATGGTTACTACTGTGATCATGAGCAG GGCCGCTGCTATGGGGGTCGCTGCAAAACTCGGGACCGGCAGTGCCAGGCCCTCTGGGGCCACG TGGCTGCTGATCGGTTTTGCTACGAGAAACTGAACGTGGAGGGGACAGAGCGTGGGAACTGTGGACGCAAGGGGTCAGGCTGGGTCCAGTGCAACAAGCA GGATGTGCTCTGTGGCTTTCTCCTCTGTGTCAACATTTCTGGAGCTCCTCGGCTGGGAGACCTGGGGGGAGACATCAGCAGCGTCACGTTCCACCATCAGGGCAAGGAGCTGGACTGCAG GGGAGGCCACGTGCAGTTGGCTGATGGCTCTGACCTGAGCTACGTGGAGGATGGTACAGCCTGTGGGCCCAATATGCTGTGCCTGGACCATCGCTGCCTGCCAGCCTCGGCCTTCAACTTCAGCACCTGCCCGGGCAGTGGGGAGCGCCGAATTTGCTCCCACCACGGG GTCTGTAGCAACGAAGGGAAGTGCATCTGTCAGCCCGACTGGACAGGCAAAGACTGCAGTATCCATAACCCCCTGCCCACGTCCCCACCCACCGGGGAGACGGAGAGATATAAAG gTCCCAGTGGCACCAACATCATCATTGGCTCCATCGCTGGGGCTGTCCTGGTCGCAGCCATCGTCCTGGGCGGCACGGGCTGGGGATTTAA AAACATCCGCCGAGGAAGGTATGACCCGACCCAGCAGGGGGCAGTGTGA
- the Gjc1 gene encoding gap junction gamma-1 protein: MSWSFLTRLLEEIHNHSTFVGKIWLTVLIVFRIVLTAVGGESIYYDEQSKFVCNTEQPGCENVCYDAFAPLSHVRFWVFQIILVATPSVMYLGYAIHKIAKMEHGEADKKAARSKPYAMRWKQHRALEETEEDHEEDPMMYPEMELESEKENKEQSQPKPKHDGRRRIREDGLMKIYVLQLLARTVFEVGFLIGQYFLYGFQVHPFYVCSRFPCPHKIDCFISRPTEKTIFLLIMYGVTGLCLLLNIWEMLHLGFGTIRDSLNSKRRELEDPGAYNYPFTWNTPSAPPGYNIAVKPDQIQYTELSNAKIAYKQNKANIAQEQQYGSPEEHLPADLETLQREIRMAQERLDLAIQAYHHQNNPHHGPREKKAKVGSKAGSNKSSGSSKSGDGKTSVWI, translated from the coding sequence ATGAGTTGGAGCTTCCTGACTCGCCTGCTAGAGGAGATCCACAACCATTCTACATTTGTAGGGAAGATCTGGCTCACTGTGTTGATTGTCTTCCGGATTGTCCTAACAGCTGTAGGAGGAGAATCCATCTACTATGATGAGCAAAGCAAATTTGTGTGTAATACAGAACAACCAGGCTGTGAGAATGTCTGCTATGATGCCTTTGCACCTCTTTCTCATGTGCGCTTCTGGGTGTTCCAGATCATCCTGGTGGCAACTCCCTCTGTGATGTACCTGGGCTATGCTATTCATAAAATTGCCAAAATGGAGCATGGGGAGGCAGACAAGAAGGCAGCTCGGAGCAAACCCTATGCAATGCGTTGGAAACAACATCGGGCTCTGGAAGAAACGGAAGAGGACCATGAAGAGGATCCCATGATGTATCCAGAAATGGAAttagaaagtgaaaaggaaaataaagagcaGAGCCAGCCAAAGCCCAAGCATGATGGTCGACGACGGATTCGGGAGGATGGGCTCATGAAAATCTATGTGTTGCAATTGCTGGCGAGGACTGTCTTTGAGGTGGGTTTCCTAATAGGACAATATTTCCTGTATGGCTTCCAAGTCCACCCGTTTTATGTGTGCAGCAGATTTCCTTGCCCTCACAAGATAGACTGTTTTATTTCTAGACCCACTGAAAAGACCATCTTCCTTTTGATAATGTATGGTGTTACAGGCCTCTGCCTCTTGCTTAACATTTGGGAGATGCTTCATTTAGGATTTGGGACCATTCGAGACTCACTAAACAGTAAGAGGAGGGAACTTGAAGATCCGGGTGCTTATAATTATCCTTTCACATGGAATACCCCATCTGCTCCTCCTGGCTATAACATTGCTGTCAAACCAGATCAAATCCAGTACACTGAATTGTCCAATGCTAAGATTGCCTACaagcaaaacaaagccaacatTGCCCAGGAACAGCAGTACGGTAGCCCTGAGGAGCACCTCCCAGCTGATCTGGAGACCCTGCAACGGGAGATCAGAATGGCTCAGGAACGCCTGGATCTAGCAATTCAGGCCTATCATCACCAAAACAACCCCCACCATGGTCCTCGGGAAAAAAAGGCCAAAGTGGGGTCCAAAGCTGGGTCTAACAAAAGCAGTGGTAGTAGCAAATCGGGGGATGGGAAGACCTCCGTCTGGATTTAA